The following proteins are encoded in a genomic region of Reichenbachiella sp.:
- a CDS encoding arsenite methyltransferase, with translation MSTSEELKQIVKDKYAKIATQETAVNASSCCGATVSSGEVYNIMTDDYSAVDGYEADADLALGCGLPTAFANIQKGDVVIDLGSGAGNDCFIARHETGETGKVIGIDFTEPMIEKARINSDKLGYNNVEFRYGDIEKMPVADDTADVIVSNCVLNLVPNKKNVIAEIFRVLKPGGHFSISDIVLVGELPEALQHDAEMYAGCVSGAIQKEEYLGFIEDQGFSNITIQKEKTIDIPDDILSKYLDEEGLAQFKSGSTGIFSVTVYAEKPGAKKDKPRVKLSELQNSCESGSGCC, from the coding sequence ATGAGCACATCAGAAGAATTAAAACAAATCGTAAAGGACAAATATGCCAAGATAGCCACGCAAGAAACGGCTGTTAATGCATCGTCTTGTTGTGGGGCTACAGTATCATCTGGGGAAGTGTATAATATCATGACGGATGATTATAGTGCAGTGGATGGCTATGAAGCTGATGCTGACCTGGCATTGGGATGTGGATTGCCTACCGCTTTTGCTAATATCCAGAAGGGCGATGTAGTGATTGATTTGGGTTCTGGAGCTGGTAATGATTGTTTCATCGCCAGACATGAAACAGGAGAGACGGGTAAAGTAATTGGAATTGACTTTACAGAGCCGATGATCGAAAAGGCCAGAATTAATTCAGATAAACTGGGATACAACAATGTCGAGTTCCGCTATGGCGACATAGAAAAGATGCCTGTAGCTGATGATACTGCCGATGTGATCGTGAGCAACTGCGTACTTAACTTAGTTCCCAATAAAAAGAATGTCATCGCCGAAATTTTCCGAGTGCTCAAGCCAGGAGGACATTTTAGTATCTCTGATATTGTATTGGTAGGAGAGTTGCCAGAAGCCCTCCAACACGATGCGGAAATGTATGCCGGCTGTGTGTCTGGTGCTATTCAGAAGGAGGAATATCTTGGGTTTATAGAAGATCAGGGTTTTTCTAACATCACCATTCAAAAGGAGAAAACCATTGACATTCCAGATGATATCTTATCTAAATATTTGGACGAAGAAGGATTGGCTCAATTTAAAAGTGGGTCTACTGGAATCTTTAGTGTAACGGTTTATGCAGAGAAACCAGGAGCCAAGAAGGACAAACCAAGAGTGAAACTTTCAGAGTTGCAGAATAGCTGTGAATCAGGCAGTGGTTGTTGTTGA
- a CDS encoding transglycosylase domain-containing protein, whose translation MTSKKRKKPNRKKQDQASGLSLLINWSLRLLVFGLVLFILFFSAIHAGVFGPMPSNEDLENLINSQASEVYSQDGELIGRYFLENRSEVKLADISPDLAHALVATEDSRFYEHRGVDHLGMLRVLVKSIILGQNAGGGSTISQQLVKNVFGREDHGWLTMPAVKAREAAIANKLNEVYTKDEILELYLNTVSFGEDTYGIKTACERFFSTSPAEIKTEQAAVLIGMLKAPHSYNPRLNPDRSKIRRNVVLGQMEKAGYLTIDQANDLKALPLELNYNRSISETFSAQHLTQHLKQRIQKWLDENPNEEGESYNIDTDGLKIYTTIDSRMQQYAQEAVIAHLDQLQKTFDSDLKQQGKWPKDIDATLQSGFLVSNPHTGHVLAWVGGRDFKTSQYDHILSERQVGSVFKPIVYAKAIEDGYAPCDFIPNRQIEYTQYDGWTPQNADGDYSGSYSLLGGLTHSINTISVQLLMESGIEDVIEFAEKLGATSDLPEVPSIALGVANMSVQEISKLYMPFANAGWQHEQIIITRIEDADGQVIFTNELEASEQVVSEQVARQITNMMQSVTNKGTARRLRSWYGIQGPIASKTGTTQNHADGWFVGYTPDWLGVVWVGADNPGLHFSSIKDGQGANMALPIWSKFYQKVKTDPALAQQMQNAFPFANDLNCELYQEDNFLQKTFRKKLKKNKDTGLEDEDSEEAEEEQPQKKKKRFWDIFKKKKK comes from the coding sequence ATGACTAGCAAAAAGAGAAAGAAACCTAATCGTAAAAAACAAGATCAAGCCAGTGGTTTAAGTTTACTGATCAATTGGTCTTTGAGACTCTTGGTCTTTGGATTGGTACTGTTTATTCTATTCTTCAGTGCCATTCATGCGGGCGTATTTGGCCCCATGCCAAGCAATGAAGATCTTGAAAACCTGATCAACTCACAAGCCTCTGAAGTTTATAGTCAGGATGGTGAACTCATAGGCCGGTACTTTCTTGAAAACAGATCGGAGGTTAAACTCGCAGATATTTCACCAGACCTGGCTCACGCCTTAGTAGCCACGGAAGACTCTCGGTTCTATGAACACCGAGGGGTTGATCATCTAGGTATGCTGAGGGTGTTGGTAAAGTCTATCATCCTTGGACAAAATGCCGGTGGTGGCAGTACCATTAGCCAACAATTAGTGAAGAATGTTTTTGGGCGTGAAGACCACGGATGGCTGACGATGCCCGCTGTGAAAGCAAGAGAAGCAGCCATTGCCAATAAACTCAACGAAGTTTATACCAAAGATGAAATCCTCGAACTCTATCTCAACACAGTTTCCTTTGGGGAAGACACTTACGGCATCAAAACGGCTTGTGAGCGTTTCTTCTCTACCTCTCCTGCAGAAATTAAGACAGAACAAGCCGCAGTACTCATTGGCATGCTGAAGGCTCCTCACTCCTACAATCCCAGACTCAACCCCGATCGTTCCAAGATCAGAAGAAATGTAGTGCTGGGTCAAATGGAAAAGGCCGGGTATTTAACCATAGACCAGGCCAATGACCTCAAAGCGCTGCCCTTAGAACTCAACTACAACCGAAGCATCAGCGAAACCTTCTCCGCACAACACCTTACCCAGCACCTCAAACAACGAATTCAAAAATGGTTGGACGAAAATCCAAATGAAGAGGGTGAAAGCTATAACATCGATACCGATGGGTTGAAAATTTACACCACCATAGATTCCCGGATGCAGCAATATGCCCAGGAGGCTGTGATCGCTCATCTGGACCAGCTTCAGAAAACTTTTGACTCCGACCTCAAGCAACAAGGCAAATGGCCTAAAGACATTGACGCTACCTTACAATCTGGCTTTCTAGTGAGCAATCCACATACGGGACACGTACTCGCCTGGGTGGGCGGAAGAGATTTCAAAACCTCCCAATACGATCACATCCTGTCCGAAAGACAGGTAGGTTCCGTTTTCAAACCCATAGTTTATGCCAAAGCGATAGAAGATGGTTATGCCCCCTGTGACTTCATTCCTAATCGACAAATTGAATACACGCAGTATGACGGCTGGACGCCACAAAATGCTGATGGTGATTATAGCGGCAGTTATTCTCTGCTAGGGGGCTTGACCCATTCGATTAATACCATCAGTGTGCAACTGCTGATGGAATCCGGCATCGAAGATGTCATCGAATTTGCTGAAAAGCTGGGCGCAACGAGTGATTTGCCAGAGGTACCTTCTATCGCCTTAGGAGTAGCCAATATGTCCGTACAGGAGATCAGTAAACTGTATATGCCATTCGCCAATGCAGGCTGGCAACACGAGCAAATCATCATCACCCGAATAGAAGATGCCGATGGGCAGGTGATCTTTACCAACGAACTCGAAGCATCCGAACAAGTGGTATCCGAACAGGTAGCGCGACAAATCACCAATATGATGCAATCTGTAACCAATAAAGGTACCGCTCGCCGACTGCGAAGCTGGTACGGCATTCAAGGGCCGATAGCTTCGAAAACCGGCACCACGCAAAACCATGCTGATGGCTGGTTTGTGGGCTATACTCCCGATTGGTTGGGTGTGGTCTGGGTGGGCGCTGACAATCCGGGTTTGCACTTCAGCTCTATTAAAGATGGTCAGGGTGCCAACATGGCTTTGCCGATTTGGTCGAAGTTTTACCAAAAAGTAAAAACTGATCCCGCACTGGCTCAGCAAATGCAAAACGCTTTTCCTTTTGCCAATGACTTAAATTGTGAACTCTACCAAGAAGACAACTTCCTACAAAAGACCTTTAGAAAGAAGCTCAAGAAAAACAAAGACACCGGTCTGGAAGATGAAGACTCAGAAGAAGCCGAAGAAGAACAACCACAAAAGAAGAAAAAGCGGTTTTGGGATATTTTTAAGAAGAAGAAAAAGTGA
- a CDS encoding PH domain-containing protein, translated as MTKPTAPLQVAEFSPKIKLYTLLTVSFFMTLSVFGIVLLPIWFLGLGQYISRRYYESLSCSLTAHHLQFKKGVMFKVEKTIPLENIQDLTFIENPILKLLQLKILKIETASQGNPMKSDMQLVGIIDASDFKDAVLAQREKLSSRTATDGNTHDTNEVVSLLRDIKEILTDIRNK; from the coding sequence ATGACAAAACCTACAGCACCCCTTCAAGTAGCAGAATTCAGCCCCAAGATTAAACTTTATACGTTACTCACAGTGTCTTTTTTTATGACCTTATCCGTGTTTGGTATTGTCCTGTTGCCGATATGGTTTTTGGGTTTGGGCCAATACATCAGTCGGAGATATTACGAGAGTTTGAGTTGTTCCCTTACTGCCCATCATTTGCAATTTAAAAAGGGAGTAATGTTCAAAGTGGAGAAGACCATCCCATTAGAAAACATTCAGGATCTGACATTCATAGAAAACCCAATATTGAAGCTGCTTCAACTAAAAATTCTAAAGATCGAAACCGCCAGTCAAGGCAATCCCATGAAAAGCGATATGCAGCTGGTAGGTATCATTGACGCCAGCGACTTCAAAGACGCCGTCCTCGCCCAGCGGGAAAAATTATCTAGCAGAACCGCCACTGATGGTAATACACATGATACGAATGAGGTAGTGAGTTTGCTTAGGGATATTAAAGAAATCTTAACCGATATTAGGAATAAGTAA
- a CDS encoding ATP-binding protein — MLFNRLNIGNKLALTMIGLLLMVSAFISYLFYVQFDSALKERVLLQLSSVKQLKIVKIRKELNERYEAFSLRSRNPDSTEPSPLFFHEGIYATVPDSLLGYPIKTMLDEVGGRITLFDLTQHNPSHEITIGLITQIQGGFLIALAEEPEIQGILLERTGLGQTGESYIVGSDFKLRTKSRFLRDSPKNITVKSDGVLRALNNEPGEDLIYDYRGTQVFSSYEKIELNGLKWVILTEINRQEALFPLEELKNNLMIMILVIIFAVLIGSYYLSKKMVSPIVEMEQKLIDMSKGILDPIKSPQSRDDEIGHMFDALNKLVNALNETIVFAGKIGAGNFDASYQLLSEDDKLGQALMQMKEKLQEYHKNEQRLLLENQRSILNGEEGERSRLSKEMHDGLGPMLTTMKMSIQSAELSAPTKKSILNHIDETIKEVRRMSNNLMPSVLADFGAGEAIGNLVDQINNSSDIKIRYKNDMPSEAKIDDSIQITLYRVAQESINNAIKHSKAKEIKLSITAFDNRVSFFVSDNGVGFDPKKNTNGNGLRNMKERIKLVNGTLDIETQPTGTTLEIEIPIE, encoded by the coding sequence ATGCTGTTCAATCGACTCAATATTGGTAATAAACTCGCCCTGACGATGATTGGGTTGCTGCTCATGGTCTCAGCATTTATCTCCTATTTGTTTTACGTTCAGTTCGACTCTGCCCTAAAAGAAAGAGTGCTCTTGCAGCTCTCCTCAGTCAAGCAATTGAAAATCGTAAAAATAAGAAAAGAACTTAACGAGCGGTATGAGGCTTTCAGTCTGCGCTCCAGAAATCCAGACAGTACCGAACCTTCCCCACTTTTCTTCCATGAAGGCATCTACGCCACCGTACCGGATTCACTACTTGGCTATCCGATAAAAACCATGCTCGATGAAGTCGGTGGCCGAATTACTCTGTTTGATCTGACGCAGCATAACCCCTCTCATGAAATCACCATTGGACTTATCACCCAAATTCAAGGCGGTTTTTTGATCGCCTTGGCTGAAGAGCCGGAGATTCAAGGCATTCTGCTCGAACGTACAGGACTAGGACAAACAGGTGAATCCTATATCGTTGGCAGCGATTTTAAGCTTCGAACCAAATCGCGATTTTTAAGAGATAGCCCCAAAAACATTACTGTAAAGTCTGACGGTGTCCTTAGGGCGCTGAACAACGAGCCAGGAGAAGATCTGATCTACGATTACCGTGGCACTCAGGTATTTAGTAGTTATGAAAAAATAGAGCTCAATGGACTGAAGTGGGTCATTCTCACAGAGATCAATCGTCAGGAAGCCTTATTTCCATTAGAGGAACTGAAAAACAATTTGATGATTATGATTCTGGTGATCATCTTCGCCGTGCTCATAGGTTCGTATTATCTTTCGAAAAAAATGGTTAGTCCTATTGTGGAAATGGAGCAGAAACTGATAGACATGTCTAAGGGAATCTTAGACCCTATCAAATCTCCACAAAGCAGAGATGATGAGATTGGACATATGTTCGACGCTTTGAACAAGCTCGTCAATGCTCTCAACGAAACCATCGTCTTTGCGGGTAAGATTGGCGCTGGAAATTTTGATGCCTCCTATCAGTTGCTGAGTGAGGATGACAAATTGGGGCAGGCACTCATGCAAATGAAAGAAAAGCTCCAAGAGTATCATAAAAACGAGCAACGCCTGCTTCTCGAAAACCAAAGATCCATATTGAACGGAGAAGAAGGCGAGCGCTCGAGGTTATCGAAAGAAATGCATGACGGATTAGGCCCGATGCTCACTACCATGAAAATGAGTATCCAATCGGCTGAGCTCTCCGCCCCTACAAAAAAAAGCATACTCAATCATATAGACGAAACGATCAAAGAAGTACGTCGGATGTCCAACAACCTCATGCCGAGTGTACTAGCCGACTTTGGGGCTGGTGAAGCCATTGGCAACCTGGTGGATCAAATCAATAACAGCTCGGATATCAAAATTCGATATAAAAATGACATGCCCAGTGAAGCCAAAATAGACGACTCGATTCAAATCACGCTGTACAGGGTAGCCCAAGAATCGATCAACAACGCCATCAAACACTCTAAGGCCAAAGAAATAAAACTGTCGATTACAGCTTTTGACAATCGAGTGAGTTTCTTTGTATCCGACAACGGTGTAGGATTTGATCCAAAGAAAAACACGAACGGCAACGGGCTTCGTAATATGAAAGAAAGAATTAAGTTAGTCAACGGAACTTTAGATATAGAAACTCAACCTACCGGTACCACCTTAGAAATTGAAATTCCAATCGAATGA
- a CDS encoding response regulator transcription factor, whose protein sequence is MSKIKIIVADDHQLFREGIIALLSKNESLDIIGEAASASELFELMDKNAPHVVLMDISMPETNGLDAIKTARDKYPKSKFIVLTMHAEGQYVVKAVRNGAFGYLIKNADENELIAAIEAVALGKKYFNSEISELMIGNMALEGESHKKLSDREMEVLELVSEGRTTKEIADQLFVSARTVDTHRVNMMKKLSVQNTAELIKKAAHLKLI, encoded by the coding sequence ATGAGCAAGATCAAAATCATTGTAGCTGACGACCATCAGTTGTTTCGAGAGGGCATCATTGCCTTACTCTCCAAAAATGAATCATTAGATATCATTGGGGAAGCTGCCTCTGCCAGTGAGCTTTTTGAATTGATGGATAAAAATGCACCGCACGTGGTGCTCATGGACATCTCCATGCCTGAAACCAACGGCTTAGACGCTATAAAAACGGCAAGAGATAAATATCCTAAATCAAAATTCATTGTACTCACGATGCATGCTGAAGGGCAATATGTAGTAAAAGCCGTTCGAAATGGCGCATTTGGCTACTTGATCAAGAATGCAGATGAGAACGAACTCATTGCAGCTATAGAAGCTGTGGCGCTAGGCAAAAAGTACTTCAATAGCGAGATTTCAGAACTCATGATCGGCAACATGGCACTCGAAGGCGAGTCGCACAAAAAACTATCCGACCGTGAAATGGAAGTACTCGAACTGGTTTCTGAAGGGCGTACCACCAAGGAAATTGCCGACCAGCTTTTTGTGAGTGCCAGAACTGTAGATACCCATCGAGTGAACATGATGAAAAAACTCAGCGTACAAAACACAGCTGAATTAATCAAAAAAGCAGCTCACTTAAAGCTCATTTGA
- a CDS encoding sodium:proton antiporter — MHIFDIIAVLIFFSGLFIFVNTFYLKLPSSIGLSILALLLSFIVLIFGMVFPEFHLAEQVKAYDMEDVLVRFVLSVMLFAGALNIDFGKLGDQLIPVIVLAFLGVLISTFVIGTLIYYLLDFMNIELSYLGSLVFGALISSTDPVAITKIIHRHKLSVELENKISGEALLNGGIAIVLALFFVSLFREQEVSGSLSIGSSIWVMLRDLGGGLIVGLFFGWLGYQALKYIDNDEAQVEVLITMALVMVGSYTANYFNVSSMLVAVMSGLVIRNSEKSSDGESAVGYYVFKFWQLMEESLAAMLFVLIGFEMLVIPLRLDYFAAGFFALNIVLFARWISVFLPIKLLSSSHAFDKGTVSVLSWGALRGGLPVAVSLALSGFPGQEIIVTMTYVVVVCSVIYQGFTLGHVVRSYQSQQFQTK, encoded by the coding sequence ATGCACATATTCGACATTATTGCTGTACTGATCTTTTTTTCAGGGTTATTCATTTTTGTAAATACCTTTTATCTAAAGCTCCCCTCTTCTATTGGGTTAAGTATTCTGGCTTTATTGCTGTCTTTCATTGTTTTGATTTTTGGAATGGTTTTTCCGGAATTTCATCTCGCGGAGCAGGTCAAGGCTTATGACATGGAAGATGTGCTGGTCAGGTTTGTCCTCAGTGTGATGCTGTTTGCTGGTGCCCTAAACATTGATTTCGGCAAATTGGGAGATCAATTGATTCCCGTGATTGTATTGGCCTTTTTGGGTGTACTCATTTCGACTTTTGTGATTGGTACTCTGATCTATTACTTACTCGATTTTATGAATATTGAATTGAGTTATCTAGGAAGTTTAGTCTTTGGTGCATTGATTTCTTCGACAGACCCTGTCGCCATTACTAAGATTATCCATAGGCATAAATTATCAGTTGAATTAGAAAACAAAATTTCTGGAGAAGCGCTGCTTAATGGAGGTATTGCCATCGTTTTGGCACTTTTCTTTGTGAGCTTGTTTAGAGAGCAAGAAGTCTCAGGCAGTTTGAGTATTGGTAGTTCGATCTGGGTAATGCTTAGAGACTTAGGTGGCGGATTGATTGTAGGATTGTTTTTTGGATGGTTGGGTTATCAGGCCTTGAAGTATATAGACAATGATGAAGCACAAGTTGAAGTGCTTATCACTATGGCATTGGTAATGGTAGGTTCTTATACTGCCAATTATTTCAATGTATCTTCTATGTTAGTAGCGGTGATGTCTGGCTTGGTGATTAGAAACTCAGAAAAAAGCTCGGATGGAGAAAGTGCCGTTGGCTATTATGTATTCAAATTTTGGCAGCTAATGGAAGAATCTCTGGCAGCTATGCTTTTTGTACTCATCGGGTTTGAAATGTTAGTCATTCCATTAAGACTGGACTACTTTGCTGCAGGCTTTTTCGCGCTGAATATTGTACTGTTTGCTCGCTGGATAAGTGTATTTCTGCCTATCAAGCTCTTATCCTCTAGTCATGCCTTTGATAAGGGAACAGTTTCGGTACTTTCCTGGGGGGCACTTCGAGGCGGACTGCCCGTTGCAGTTTCCTTAGCCTTATCTGGGTTCCCGGGTCAGGAGATTATTGTAACGATGACTTATGTTGTAGTTGTCTGCTCTGTCATCTACCAAGGGTTCACCCTTGGACATGTCGTGAGGTCCTATCAATCTCAACAGTTTCAAACCAAATAA
- a CDS encoding M43 family zinc metalloprotease, with protein sequence MRGILSSIMILIGSFIFNQHALMAQQPEGIGCGTSKAMEELYRARPDAQQKAQEFNQLTKFFSQQQSNQRTAATSYTIPVVFHVFGTDFLGSSVTQAIIEDALQKTNEDFNGLNHDYGDVSAYFSGRKATLDIDFVLAKIDPNGNATTGITWNPVRSGFGNGGGYDSQIQQYAWDNNKYMNIYIMLDLYDDGSTNNSGVAWYPDQWMTDNNLARVVYNGRYLGSNTSENFRRVLTHEFGHYLNLAHTFDNGCASPGDNVSDTPSTTSNAGTCNYTIETCSGAGPANGENFMDYSECYRMFTQGQVARMEAALGHTSRQPLWQPSNLSATGVGGIGAHLLLSSTSFQEESTNDGTVNGQANITAENGASFATTGSLTEGVHYTTANLPSGLNISINVNNSTSATFTLSGAANNHSEANSLSDLSVTFLDPAITGGAGSLFSPTLTMGIQFINPYQIVYEDMANVSASASSTWTHFTLNTGGHDFGVWYDNGKLRLETYTKPMICEGTSRNLTKLNFGDLINASSNWVAGGAYPDEHDLRSSEYTVWDGSSGYIGFQVTNNQGLNIHGWFRVTVSANGNSFTIHDYAYNEDPSGSITAGQTTGNSGNPPVAAFSASATTINEGESITFSDESTHSPTSWNWTFEGGTPATSTDQTPEVTYPTAGVYEVTLEVSNASGNDVITQSNYITVNGSNNPDYCASAGNRVSYEWIANVSVDNFSNASGAQTYSDFTDQTVALTKGQSHSISLTPGFAGSAYNEYFRIWIDYNQDGDFEDAGELAFDAGSASNSTVNGSLTPPGSATIGNTRMRVSMKYSTAPTYCGDQGDAEVEDYTVNISDGSTNPPADYCEVTNGAPSGQYIKRVQIGSIDNSTTYVSGGYSDYTSQSTTLSGGNSASITVTPHTTWNGTGAKAWIDWNQDGDFDDANEEVLSGSGTGGSYSANFNVPTGATNGSTRLRVRALYGGTINPCGEGYFSEVEDYTIQVTGGAAGPINQEGVYGSAKIYPNPFKDFIQLDLTDFKAEEVEVTLFDLTGAIKFQQNISSSDRQLRLGANLEGGFYVLQIRTDQLRQAFRVVKSE encoded by the coding sequence ATGAGAGGTATTTTATCTAGTATAATGATCCTGATAGGGTCATTCATTTTCAACCAGCACGCTTTGATGGCACAGCAACCCGAAGGTATAGGCTGTGGTACATCTAAGGCAATGGAAGAGCTCTATCGAGCCAGGCCAGATGCTCAACAAAAAGCTCAAGAATTCAATCAACTGACCAAATTTTTCAGTCAACAGCAATCGAACCAACGGACAGCTGCTACTTCGTATACCATACCAGTAGTTTTTCATGTTTTTGGTACTGATTTTCTCGGATCTTCGGTGACACAGGCCATCATCGAAGATGCACTTCAAAAGACCAATGAAGACTTCAATGGTTTAAACCACGATTATGGTGACGTTTCTGCTTACTTCAGCGGCAGAAAAGCGACTTTGGATATTGATTTTGTTTTGGCCAAAATTGATCCTAATGGGAATGCAACTACAGGTATTACCTGGAATCCTGTCAGATCGGGATTTGGTAATGGAGGCGGCTATGACAGCCAAATTCAGCAATATGCGTGGGACAACAACAAGTACATGAATATCTATATCATGTTGGACTTGTACGATGACGGTTCAACAAATAATTCTGGTGTAGCCTGGTATCCAGATCAATGGATGACAGATAATAATCTGGCTCGTGTGGTCTACAATGGCCGATATTTGGGTTCTAACACAAGCGAAAACTTCAGAAGAGTGTTAACTCATGAGTTCGGGCACTACCTTAATCTTGCGCATACCTTTGACAATGGTTGTGCTTCTCCAGGAGATAATGTGAGCGATACACCATCCACTACTTCTAACGCTGGCACCTGTAACTACACGATAGAAACCTGTAGCGGTGCTGGTCCAGCCAATGGTGAGAACTTCATGGATTATTCTGAATGCTACAGAATGTTTACCCAAGGTCAGGTAGCTCGCATGGAGGCCGCTCTCGGTCATACTTCCCGACAACCCCTATGGCAACCATCTAACCTTTCAGCTACAGGAGTAGGCGGCATAGGTGCTCATTTGCTCTTATCTTCCACTTCTTTTCAGGAAGAATCAACCAATGACGGAACCGTAAACGGCCAAGCCAATATCACAGCAGAAAACGGAGCTTCTTTTGCTACAACTGGTTCCTTGACCGAGGGCGTACATTACACAACGGCCAATCTACCTTCCGGACTGAATATTTCGATTAACGTTAATAACAGTACTTCAGCTACTTTTACTCTATCAGGTGCAGCTAACAATCATAGTGAAGCCAACAGTTTAAGCGATCTTTCTGTTACCTTTCTGGATCCAGCCATAACTGGTGGAGCAGGCAGTTTGTTCAGCCCTACATTGACCATGGGCATTCAGTTCATTAATCCCTATCAAATTGTATATGAGGATATGGCAAACGTGTCAGCCAGTGCCTCCTCTACCTGGACGCATTTCACTCTAAATACTGGTGGACATGATTTTGGTGTATGGTACGACAACGGCAAACTGCGATTAGAGACCTACACCAAACCTATGATTTGTGAAGGAACTTCTAGAAATTTAACAAAATTGAATTTTGGAGACCTGATCAATGCCTCATCCAATTGGGTAGCAGGTGGCGCCTATCCGGATGAACATGATTTACGTTCTAGCGAATATACCGTATGGGATGGTTCCTCAGGATACATAGGTTTCCAGGTAACCAACAATCAAGGGTTAAACATTCATGGCTGGTTTAGAGTTACTGTTTCCGCTAATGGAAATTCATTCACCATTCATGACTATGCCTATAATGAAGATCCATCGGGATCGATCACGGCCGGTCAAACTACTGGAAATTCGGGTAATCCGCCAGTAGCTGCCTTCTCTGCTTCAGCCACAACAATAAATGAAGGAGAGTCCATTACCTTTTCCGATGAATCTACCCACTCTCCCACCAGCTGGAATTGGACATTTGAAGGAGGAACTCCTGCAACCAGCACAGATCAAACCCCTGAAGTGACCTACCCTACTGCAGGTGTCTATGAAGTAACTCTAGAAGTATCCAACGCCAGCGGAAACGATGTAATCACTCAGTCAAATTATATCACTGTCAATGGATCAAATAATCCAGATTACTGTGCATCCGCTGGCAACAGGGTTTCCTATGAGTGGATAGCCAATGTTTCGGTGGACAATTTTTCGAACGCATCAGGAGCTCAAACCTATTCGGATTTTACAGATCAAACAGTTGCTCTAACCAAAGGACAGAGTCATTCCATTTCTCTAACACCTGGTTTTGCTGGTTCAGCGTACAACGAATACTTCAGAATATGGATTGATTATAATCAAGATGGCGATTTTGAAGATGCTGGCGAGTTAGCCTTTGATGCGGGTTCTGCCTCAAACTCAACTGTGAATGGATCATTAACTCCTCCTGGTTCGGCTACCATCGGAAATACACGCATGCGAGTATCCATGAAATACAGCACCGCACCTACTTATTGTGGTGATCAAGGAGATGCGGAAGTCGAGGACTATACAGTCAACATCAGTGATGGCTCAACCAATCCACCTGCAGATTATTGTGAAGTGACTAATGGAGCACCAAGTGGTCAATACATCAAAAGAGTGCAAATAGGCTCTATTGATAATAGTACCACTTACGTATCTGGTGGCTATTCAGATTATACCTCACAAAGCACGACGCTCTCTGGCGGAAATTCAGCTTCTATCACGGTCACCCCGCACACCACCTGGAACGGTACTGGGGCTAAAGCCTGGATTGACTGGAATCAGGACGGCGACTTTGATGACGCTAACGAAGAAGTGCTTTCAGGATCCGGAACTGGTGGAAGCTATTCGGCAAATTTCAATGTACCGACTGGCGCAACGAATGGTTCGACCCGACTACGCGTGAGGGCCTTGTATGGAGGTACAATAAACCCTTGTGGAGAAGGTTACTTTAGTGAAGTGGAAGATTACACCATCCAAGTCACAGGAGGTGCAGCAGGGCCAATTAACCAAGAAGGTGTTTATGGTAGCGCAAAAATATACCCTAACCCTTTCAAGGATTTTATTCAACTGGATTTGACGGACTTTAAGGCCGAAGAAGTGGAAGTCACACTTTTCGATCTAACTGGAGCCATCAAGTTTCAACAGAATATTTCTTCGAGTGATCGACAATTGAGACTTGGAGCAAACCTAGAAGGTGGATTCTATGTTCTCCAAATCAGAACTGATCAACTACGTCAAGCCTTTCGCGTAGTCAAGTCAGAGTAA